The sequence below is a genomic window from Brettanomyces bruxellensis chromosome 9, complete sequence.
ACCCTCACCGCCGGCAAGTAGGTTTTCTCCACTAAAGCAGCCTACAACAAATACTGCTCTGTTTGAAAGACGACCACTTTCACTCATCAGCCTCACAGTTAATGGCTCCATCCCCTTCACCCTTAAAAGTCTAGTCAAGAGTTTTCCTGGTTCTTTGAAATCAAACATCGAAGGTATATCAATCTTTCTAGATAGGATGTGTTTGTGTGTGAATTTCTTGGCTGCTTCTTCACCCTCATGAGCGTAAACGCCTGCAATTATAGCTCTCACTGCATTCGCAAACGCTGTACTGTCATCCAAAGTTGTTTCAGTCGGACATCCAAATTTAGTTATTCCTTTTTCCACCCGAGTAACACGCCTGTCGAATCTAAGTCTTCCAAACCTGAACAAAGATGGCTCGTCTGCCAAATACTTCTCAATATTTGATGTTCTGTCTTCTTCTATACCCCAGCTGTTCTTTGCAACATCCGCAAGTGAAAAATCGCCAATATAAGCATCCACCGCATTCTTTGTAATAGAAATTGGCAATCTAGGATAGTTTGTGATTAAATACTCTGTTGtatagaaagaaagaagattcGCTCCAAATATAGCTAACTGTTTATTATCCGGGTACTGTTCACCTTCCTTCGGACAGGTCAAAGCACGCACAATAGTTGAATATTTATATGATGATGGTAACTGTAATCTGGCGTGAAGTGTAATAACAGCCGGTATCTTTTTGGCCTGTGCCTCAGAAATGTTTAATGAGATGTTATTTCTTtggtattttttgaaatctAACTTATTCTCGGGCACTTTCAATTGTTTTTGATCAATAACTGTATTTTCAGACCTCTCATAAGAAAACttaaatcttcttcttttcactgGTGTGGACGTAAGCTGAGGTGGCTTTAcaggagatgaagaaagagccCTCTTAAAGCATGTGAGTTGAACAGCACGACAACTTAGTCTGGAATTTCTCAACATTTATCGTGGTAATCgtaaataaacaaatatgACTGTTAAATAGTGCCAAATGCAATTTAATAGAAAATGAGAGATCCACtcaatatataaatacGTCTAGAATGAAAGATGATAATTGTTCAGAATGCAAAAGCAtgaacaaaataaataatcTTCCTAGAATGTAATTTCTGTTAAAGTTAATGCCTAAGTAATTAAGCCCCTTCAATGAAAAGATGTGTAGTCGCttataaaataaatgatttttttgtcGTGATAAGAGCCTAAAGCTACCATCGCATAGAATTTGAGCTTTACCCttaattctttcttttctgtctTCCAACCCAATacgaaatttttcatccccCTcgctttttgcttttcggCACACTACAATAGCCCTTGGGAAAATAAGTTTACGTCCTTGCACCACTTTAAATTTGACCTTAGTTAGGAATGCCTTTAATCCTACGTAAGTGTAGTGCAGCGCAATATATTGGGTTTTCTTGGTATTATCCTGTTACATGAGTGCGTTTGGTAAATTGTTCTACAATGACTTGCAAATGTGTAAAAGCAGGTGATGTTCAATAAAGCCGCTAAAAAGATATCGGCTCATCATTTTGATTCCGGGAAacaagaaatgaaaataaaaagtatgaaGTGTAaccgagaaaaaaagattaatgaaattaaataaatagagAAAGCTCGCATCAATTTCTCAAGAGAAGATAATAATTGTGTTCACGATAAAGTATAGCATTATTATCTACTTTTGCATTTGTTTTAATAGACCACCTTTATTAACATCTCCCATATACATCATTAAGGTATATTGTTTGCAAGAATGGTAAGCATTTGACATAACTAACGGGCTCTCATAATAAGGATGAGTTTAAGATTTATACTAACAAATTTATTAATCTATTAGGCTGGACATATGTTTATACCAAGTTGGCTTCGAGCTCCATCAGGAGGTTGGTTCCATACACCGAAAAATGCTAATATAAAtggtgttgttgttttAACTGGATACTTTGCTTTATTGTATGTGTTATATCTTCAAGGTGAAAGGAATACAGTTAATCCACAAAAGACATACAGTTTAGAAACAGTGAAGAGGTGGAATGCCGCGGCTGCTAAAAAGCCTGAAAGCGATTAGGCAACAATTGAACGGCAATTGCAAGGGATATTCTTacacatttatttattcgCATTATTCATTCTTGATGCCCAAGTATTTCATTAAATGAGTCAAAGCTCATTACATGTCTATTTATTCATATTATCAACATGATTGTTTTAATGAacggaaataaaaaattacacATTATATTGGTATTAGTTATGTTGCCGGACGTAATGCACAATAGAAAGTATACAAGTAGAAAATCTAAATTTAACGATCTAATTTAATATAAGTATATGCGCACATCTTTGTTGCCATCGATAATCTTCCTAAGTGTTCTAATTGTATCCGGTGTGTCCCACAAGTTTTGCAGCTTAGAATCCAGGTAGCAGTCACAAATCACGGCTTTGATCTCTGTTCCTTTTAAAGGTGACTTCTCAACTTCAAGAATTCTTTTGATTCTACCTGGGGTACCTGCAAGAATTCGACACCTGCTTGATTTTAGATTTTTGATATCATCTTTAAGTCTGTTTTTCGAGATAAGTTTCATAGATCCAGCCTCCATAGATCGTGTTGCACGGTGAACATCGCACGCTCTAATTGCAGACATAGATATAACCAATGCATAGCAGTGCTCGTGCCTTGCCGGtttcccctttttttcttctggtTTCACGTCCTTTTTGCCAGCCTTCTTAGCTTCAGCCCGAAGTCTTTTTGGTGATTTCGATAAGACATCATTTTCGATgaaattttccaaaaagctaggtaaatttttcaaagttcTCTCCTCCTTCCAGTCACCGGTGTAGGCTATGTTACTTTTGCTGATATATAAATCACTGAGTTCCAATGCtgataattttttgttttgtctCTTCACCTTTTGTGCTAATTTTTCGGCAATGATGTCAGCTGTTTGAGTTGctatattcttcttttctgccGTGTCGTATTccaactttcttttcttcttttccttaaGCTTTTCCTTGTCAGTGTTCTTCCTCTTATTACTTTTggactttttttcttcctcttcctgcTCAGTTTTCTGTTCGTTATCACTCTgatcttcattttccttaGGAACACTCACACCTTCATCCTCAGATGCCTCAAACTTATAATCCAAGCCGTCGTTAAGATCGTCTTCACCAGTCATTCtatgatgataatattggTCGCTTTAATGCCGAATCCCAATGTAGAGGAGCTTCTTTCGAATGCACAGTTTAATATGGATGCATCTTAAAGAAATCTTGAGTTGAAAACTTTCcaggtaaaaaaaatttaagctgatcgaattttttttcccttattttttatttgttttggaATTTCTATTGTTCGAAATACGCGAATGTTAGGGGACGACtagttgaagaaaatacgCAGCCGTCCACACGTACTAGAATAAAGAATATCCTAGAGTAAACATTAATTGGAATAAGTAAGATTGATATATTTACATGATCTCCGATCTTCTATTCAACTACcaaattcaaaatcaagTTGTGACATATTctattgttttcttttcctagGTTCagcattatttttcttttaaacaACATACAAATTAATTTCCCATTTTAAAAGCTATCATCTGTGTTGTATCACGTTCATCAATGTGGAATGAGTTTGGAAATTTTTACACTAGGAATTGAAGTATACATGAATTTATTATGAGCTATCCTTTTCTgccatcaaaaaaagaaaaaaatggtaatgatggtgatgatgaaagagGTAATATCACAacagaagaagttgatgaggGATCTTCCATTTTGCGATCACCTTCGGACAAAGacgacgatgatgatgacagCTACAAACTAGCAGATATTTATACAAGTCGGCGATCATCTTTAAGAACCCCCAAGAAGCAAGAGATCGATGTGATACCGAGTAAGCATGTCATTCAAAAGACTCAATTGCCTGCATTACAAatatctcaaaacaaaatagATGATAATAACCATAGTGATGATCAAAATAGCAATGAGACCGAAAATAATAGCGATGACTCCAGCAGACCTAATACACCTATTtctaaaaatatttcaacaacaaatacTCCAGATGCAAATATGCAAAATCAAATTGTACGCACACCGTCAAGGAGAAGTTCTACGTCTAATTCTAAGACTTCGACACCTGGAAGATCAAACTCAAGAGGATCGACACCCAGAAAACCAACAACACCATTAATTCTTGAGGCCATGGAGGATGCTGCTACTCCCAGAAGAAATCGACTTCTTTTAACTCCAACAAGAAATAAGTCGAGAAGTCGGTATTCTCCTAAGGATGATTTGATGATGCTCGGTAAGCTTTTGTTCGctgaaaaagcagataaaccgcataaaaaaagaaaattggaCTCTCCTAAAACTAGAGATGTTTTACCAGACGAACCCTTGAATAAGCTTTACAACTTTGTGACCTCTAATAAGGAAACTACTGAGCAAGAATTACAGAGTAaggcagaaaaagagaatgaaTACTTggagaatgaaaataatgttGACATCACTACCACATCTacagaaaatgcaaaaagttCGCAAAGAAACGCTGCAGATATCTTACGAGAGAGAGATAAGATATTGGAATCAAGCATTAGTATTGAAGAGCACAATGATTTTAATGATGGTGTTttgaatgaaataaatacgAACGACAATTCAGAGGTATCGGATTTATCTGAGCTGGATTCAGACCATTCTGTATCTCCTTCAAAGTCGATTGTATCAAGTAGATTATCGATCGCAACATCGATCGCAAATGATTCGAATGTTGCTATTCCAGAAGCTATTATAAGAGAGGAGGGAGCTTATGGGAGAGATCTCAGTGATGATCAAGAGGTCGAAAATGATGGTCACACATCTCTGTCGGACTTTTCATTTGgtaatgatgatgttggCTTTGATATTGACTCCTCAAGTAGAAATGATATTGACGATGACGCTGTCGACTTCGATCCGGATCTCTCACTTTTGAATGATGTGAGAATTGAGAGGCCAGAGCGTTTATCATTTATTCCAATCAAGAGAAGTGAAGGTTCCGTTAAAAATAGtcaagaaaatatggaaaaagTTACTGTGAATTCTATCGGAGCACcaataataaagaatatTTGCAAAGTTCTGTTACCGACGATCGCATCCAAAAAGCTCAAATCGCGAAAGACGTTGGATGTTCTTGATAAAATCAGTCGGGAGTTCTTTGAGCAAGAGattgatgatttggaagCTTATGCAAAGCATGATAAACGGAAAAGGATAACAGCAGAAGACGTCAAGTTGTTGATGCATAGATCTAACTTAACTGTTACAACAGATTTAATGGATCTTCAGTCAAATTCGGTTGAAAGTGAAATTCTTCGGCTTGGGTCGCAGGCGTATGATATGGAGGATTTTCGAGTGCTAGAGAGAATACTATTCTCGAAGCAGATAAGTAAAGTCAGcagagagagaaagaaaagggaaagaaagcTCAGAGAAGAGCAGcggaagaaagaatatcatGTCAAcaaagataataataattcaATTCATGCTGCTGATAGCGGTGAAGATGTTGCTGATGAAGGAACGTGGGTGGAAAATGCAAActtaaataatgaaataaggACCCAAGATCTTGATAATTTAAAGAGCTCCATCGATATTGAAATAGGTGGAGATTT
It includes:
- a CDS encoding uncharacterized protein (BUSCO:EOG09263CGP): MLRNSRLSCRAVQLTCFKRALSSSPVKPPQLTSTPVKRRRFKFSYERSENTVIDQKQLKVPENKLDFKKYQRNNISLNISEAQAKKIPAVITLHARLQLPSSYKYSTIVRALTCPKEGEQYPDNKQLAIFGANLLSFYTTEYLITNYPRLPISITKNAVDAYIGDFSLADVAKNSWGIEEDRTSNIEKYLADEPSLFRFGRLRFDRRVTRVEKGITKFGCPTETTLDDSTAFANAVRAIIAGVYAHEGEEAAKKFTHKHILSRKIDIPSMFDFKEPGKLLTRLLRVKGMEPLTVRLMSESGRLSNRAVFVVGCFSGENLLAGGEGSSLKEARIRSFVNALKAFYLYKPLDSKMPSDKEFNPLFVDEGEPFY
- a CDS encoding uncharacterized protein (BUSCO:EOG09264KTU), giving the protein MTGEDDLNDGLDYKFEASEDEGVSVPKENEDQSDNEQKTEQEEEEKKSKSNKRKNTDKEKLKEKKKRKLEYDTAEKKNIATQTADIIAEKLAQKVKRQNKKLSALELSDLYISKSNIAYTGDWKEERTLKNLPSFLENFIENDVLSKSPKRLRAEAKKAGKKDVKPEEKKGKPARHEHCYALVISMSAIRACDVHRATRSMEAGSMKLISKNRLKDDIKNLKSSRCRILAGTPGRIKRILEVEKSPLKGTEIKAVICDCYLDSKLQNLWDTPDTIRTLRKIIDGNKDVRIYLY